A single region of the Enterococcus mundtii genome encodes:
- a CDS encoding PTS sugar transporter subunit IIC: MDEKKREALMGRFVLTAQKIGNQIYLRTLRDSFATIMPLFILAGIAILINSVVLDPSGWFQNMISADTMASWQNWGSIITNSTLNITGIILVLTIGYFLSKNRGFDNPIGVVIAVVPAFLTLLPTMIETTPINAETAVEISGVISYGNIGSKGVFAAIITGLLATELYIRLTRSKKLQVNLGDSVPPAVGKSFNTMFPLIIVVSLFAFASFLIQLTGNDFMRIIEQFIQEPLRGVGTSFIGYLFLVCFGNLLFSFGIHQSVITGPILDPLLMVNMNENMAATANGEAAPHIINSAFHQVYGALMGGTGSTIALVIAILIFSHYQAYKDLSKLALGPNIFNINEPVIFGLPIVFNLPMIIPFVLSPIVGTTIGYLATSMELVNQCVVPIPWTTPPFLSGFLATAGDWRAIVVQAVIIVALVFFYLPFLKISERVARINAEMSLS; this comes from the coding sequence ATGGATGAGAAAAAAAGGGAAGCTTTGATGGGAAGATTTGTTTTAACAGCTCAAAAAATCGGCAATCAAATTTATTTAAGAACACTGCGTGATTCATTTGCTACTATCATGCCTTTATTTATTTTAGCAGGTATTGCTATTTTAATTAATTCGGTAGTGTTAGATCCGTCAGGTTGGTTCCAAAATATGATTAGCGCGGACACAATGGCATCTTGGCAAAACTGGGGATCGATCATTACGAACTCGACCCTTAATATCACTGGGATTATTCTTGTACTCACCATTGGCTATTTCTTGTCAAAAAATAGAGGGTTTGATAATCCAATCGGCGTTGTGATCGCTGTTGTTCCAGCATTTTTGACGTTACTCCCAACAATGATCGAGACAACACCGATCAATGCGGAAACGGCTGTGGAAATCAGTGGAGTCATCAGTTACGGAAATATTGGTTCAAAAGGAGTATTTGCTGCAATCATTACTGGATTATTGGCAACAGAGCTATACATTCGTCTGACACGTTCTAAAAAGTTGCAAGTCAACTTAGGAGATAGTGTTCCGCCAGCAGTAGGAAAATCTTTTAACACGATGTTCCCATTGATCATTGTCGTTTCATTGTTTGCCTTTGCTTCATTTTTGATCCAACTAACAGGAAATGATTTTATGAGAATCATTGAGCAATTCATCCAAGAACCGTTACGTGGTGTAGGTACTTCATTTATTGGTTACTTATTTTTAGTTTGTTTTGGCAACTTACTATTTTCTTTCGGTATTCACCAATCTGTCATCACTGGTCCGATCCTAGATCCATTATTGATGGTAAATATGAATGAGAATATGGCAGCTACTGCGAATGGTGAGGCTGCTCCTCACATCATCAACTCAGCGTTCCACCAAGTATATGGCGCTTTGATGGGGGGAACTGGTTCGACCATTGCTTTAGTGATAGCAATATTGATTTTTAGTCACTATCAAGCATATAAAGATTTATCTAAGTTGGCGTTAGGCCCTAATATTTTCAACATCAATGAACCTGTGATTTTTGGATTACCGATCGTCTTCAACTTACCGATGATCATTCCTTTTGTATTATCACCGATCGTAGGTACGACCATTGGCTATTTAGCAACATCGATGGAACTAGTTAATCAATGTGTGGTTCCAATTCCATGGACGACACCACCATTTTTAAGTGGATTTTTAGCAACAGCAGGTGATTGGCGAGCAATTGTTGTTCAAGCAGTTATTATCGTTGCGTTAGTCTTCTTCTATCTTCCATTCTTGAAAATCAGTGAACGGGTTGCTCGTATAAATGCTGAGATGAGTCTTTCTTAA
- a CDS encoding GntR family transcriptional regulator, which yields MPKYIEIARSLKNKIIEGEFKEGELLPNQEALAKTYNTSRVTVRKAIQLLIDESLLYTRRGSGTYVRSNIKKDNESVTQINSVFGTSAQEGTAVTSKIIRFDVRFPTSYESEELKIKATDPVYDIKRVRYVNEEARSIETSIMPLKYIKNLDEEILKGSIYNYIREELGYVVSAARRVIIASKANHLDSEEFEIEVGDPILETNQIVFFDDGTPFDLSKTRYPYTSGKIVADIN from the coding sequence ATGCCTAAATACATCGAAATTGCTCGTTCTTTGAAAAATAAGATTATCGAGGGTGAATTTAAAGAAGGCGAGCTATTACCAAACCAAGAAGCATTGGCAAAAACCTATAATACGAGTCGAGTAACTGTCAGAAAAGCGATACAGTTATTGATTGATGAATCTTTGCTTTACACAAGACGGGGATCGGGGACATATGTTAGGAGCAACATAAAAAAGGACAATGAGAGTGTGACCCAGATCAATAGCGTATTTGGGACTTCTGCTCAAGAAGGGACGGCGGTGACTAGTAAAATCATCCGCTTTGATGTGCGTTTTCCCACTTCTTATGAGTCTGAAGAATTGAAAATAAAGGCGACTGATCCGGTCTATGATATTAAACGAGTGAGATATGTCAATGAAGAGGCGAGAAGTATAGAGACATCTATCATGCCTCTTAAGTACATCAAAAATTTGGACGAAGAGATTTTAAAGGGGTCCATCTATAACTATATCAGAGAAGAGTTAGGTTATGTGGTTAGTGCGGCCCGTCGAGTGATCATTGCTTCAAAGGCAAATCATTTAGATAGTGAAGAGTTTGAGATCGAGGTAGGCGACCCGATTTTGGAAACCAATCAGATCGTCTTTTTTGATGATGGTACGCCGTTTGATCTATCTAAGACAAGATATCCCTATACGTCAGGAAAAATAGTAGCAGACATCAATTAG
- a CDS encoding NAD(P)H-hydrate dehydratase: MELNERLLQQVITPRPVESHKGTFGKVVLIGGNEQFGGAIIMSALAAVHSGAGLTTVVTDPNNHVTVHSHLPEAMVGDWTNKETWHSAFEDADVLLIGPGLGTNQQSLELLQFVLTNQTEKQWLVIDGSALTLLATYSLELPYPEHTVLTPHQMEWQRVSGLRLDEQSEENNQQKQQELGASLVLKSHQTTIYGQNGIYYNTAGTPAMATGGMGDTLAGMIAGFLAQFPKNDQTISAAVYLHSFIGDQLAKEQYVVLPTQISQYIPKWMHYFSQR, encoded by the coding sequence ATGGAATTAAATGAACGATTACTCCAACAAGTGATTACTCCTCGTCCTGTGGAATCCCATAAAGGTACGTTTGGAAAAGTCGTACTGATTGGCGGAAATGAACAGTTTGGCGGTGCGATCATCATGAGCGCTTTAGCAGCTGTCCATAGTGGGGCTGGCTTGACAACTGTTGTAACAGATCCTAATAATCACGTGACCGTCCATAGTCATTTACCAGAGGCAATGGTAGGGGATTGGACAAATAAAGAAACATGGCATTCGGCTTTTGAAGATGCCGATGTCTTACTGATTGGTCCGGGATTAGGGACCAACCAACAAAGCCTTGAACTTCTGCAATTTGTCCTGACAAATCAAACAGAAAAACAATGGTTAGTCATTGATGGTTCTGCTTTGACACTGCTCGCTACGTATTCGCTGGAGCTTCCTTATCCAGAGCATACCGTTCTCACACCCCATCAAATGGAATGGCAACGCGTCAGTGGATTGCGTTTAGATGAGCAATCTGAAGAGAATAATCAGCAGAAGCAACAAGAATTAGGGGCATCTCTGGTTTTAAAAAGTCATCAAACAACGATCTATGGGCAAAATGGCATCTATTACAATACAGCAGGTACACCAGCTATGGCAACAGGTGGTATGGGGGATACGTTAGCTGGCATGATTGCTGGTTTTTTAGCTCAGTTTCCAAAAAATGACCAAACGATCAGTGCCGCTGTCTATTTGCATAGCTTTATCGGCGATCAATTAGCAAAAGAGCAGTATGTCGTTTTACCGACTCAAATCAGTCAGTACATCCCAAAATGGATGCATTATTTTAGTCAAAGATAA
- a CDS encoding PH domain-containing protein encodes MGLFDGLMGNATQKDTTNITREVQEILIPMEQVELAFKLVRDLIIFTDRRMIIVDKQGMTGKKSEYKSIPYRSISRFSIETSGHFDLDAELKIWISSAELPAESLQFRKDKNIIAVQQALAAAVLS; translated from the coding sequence ATGGGACTATTTGATGGCTTGATGGGAAATGCTACCCAAAAAGATACAACCAATATCACAAGAGAAGTTCAAGAAATCCTGATTCCAATGGAACAGGTAGAGTTAGCGTTCAAATTAGTACGTGATTTGATTATTTTTACCGACCGTCGGATGATTATCGTCGATAAACAAGGAATGACCGGTAAAAAAAGCGAATATAAATCGATCCCTTACCGTTCGATTTCACGTTTTTCGATTGAAACAAGTGGGCATTTTGATTTAGATGCCGAATTGAAAATTTGGATCTCTAGCGCAGAATTACCCGCTGAATCGTTACAATTTAGAAAAGATAAGAATATCATCGCTGTACAACAGGCACTTGCTGCAGCTGTTTTATCTTAA
- a CDS encoding hydantoinase/oxoprolinase family protein, whose translation MKRAVRMGIDVGGTHTKAVAIDNATHEVIGKSSVKTTHHHPEGVAAGVVQSFQNCLQENQISPEDVVFVAHSTTQATNALIEGDVAKVGVIGMAKGGFEGFLAKRQTRLAPIDLGNNRKIDIANVFLPIKQLTNERVLETIATLKKEQAEVLVSSMAFGVDNSEPEQVIYSLASEQGIPTTMASEITKLYGLTRRTRTAAINASILPKMLETATSTERSVRTAGVNVSLMIMRGDGGVMEIAEMKKRPVLTMLSGPAASVMGSLMYLRASNGVYFEVGGTTTNIGVIRNGRPAIDYSVVGGHATYISSLDVRVLGVAGGSMVRADRTGILDVGPRSAHIAGLDYAVFTPIEKIDQPKIVFFSPIEGDPADYVKVILADGKEVTITNTCAANVLGLVQEEHFSYGDPQAARKAMEALAAYCQTSVEDIAEQIMAKAYAKIEPVILELAEKYQLEKEQISLVGVGGGAASLITYFSQKMGVKYSIPENAEVISSIGVALAMVRDVVERIIPSPSKEDIRGLKNEAMNKAIESGATPESIEVHVEIDPQTSKVTAIATGSTEVKATDLTKQISETEALTLAAEDLRMSLKDVRLLANTDYFYVVGENSPEHSIGALRIIDQKGFIKVQRGYAKCLKTTAEQYLSAVQQLWEELAVYQTELIARPEFYLCIGARVADFSATEFEQLQLLMELEIAMLEPAEEVIVIAGNIKQK comes from the coding sequence ATGAAGCGTGCAGTAAGAATGGGCATTGATGTAGGCGGTACCCATACAAAAGCAGTCGCAATCGACAATGCGACACATGAAGTCATCGGTAAATCATCTGTTAAAACAACGCATCACCATCCAGAGGGTGTAGCTGCAGGGGTCGTACAATCGTTCCAAAATTGTTTGCAAGAAAATCAGATCAGCCCCGAGGATGTTGTTTTTGTCGCGCATTCTACAACTCAAGCAACGAATGCCTTGATTGAAGGAGATGTGGCAAAAGTAGGAGTGATCGGAATGGCAAAGGGCGGGTTCGAAGGTTTTTTGGCAAAAAGACAAACTCGATTAGCACCGATTGATTTAGGGAATAATCGAAAAATAGACATTGCAAATGTGTTCTTGCCAATCAAACAATTGACAAATGAACGAGTGTTAGAGACGATTGCTACACTTAAAAAAGAACAGGCGGAAGTTTTAGTTTCTTCCATGGCTTTTGGCGTAGATAATAGTGAACCAGAACAAGTCATCTATTCACTTGCTTCGGAACAAGGGATACCAACAACGATGGCTTCTGAAATCACAAAGCTTTATGGTTTGACGAGACGAACACGAACGGCAGCGATCAATGCCTCGATTTTACCTAAAATGTTAGAAACAGCGACATCAACTGAACGTTCCGTTCGAACTGCCGGTGTCAATGTTTCTTTGATGATCATGCGTGGTGATGGTGGTGTAATGGAAATTGCTGAAATGAAGAAGCGACCAGTATTAACGATGCTTTCAGGTCCAGCTGCCTCTGTCATGGGTTCTTTGATGTATTTACGTGCCTCGAATGGTGTGTATTTTGAAGTTGGAGGGACAACGACTAATATTGGTGTTATCAGGAATGGGCGTCCAGCCATCGATTACTCAGTGGTCGGCGGTCATGCGACCTATATTTCATCGTTAGATGTTCGTGTCTTAGGTGTGGCCGGTGGTTCAATGGTTCGGGCAGATCGCACAGGGATCCTTGATGTGGGACCACGTTCAGCCCATATTGCTGGATTGGATTATGCTGTATTCACACCGATTGAAAAAATCGATCAACCGAAAATCGTTTTTTTCTCACCCATTGAGGGAGATCCGGCTGATTATGTCAAAGTGATTTTGGCAGACGGAAAAGAGGTCACTATTACCAATACATGTGCAGCGAATGTTCTTGGGCTTGTCCAAGAAGAACACTTTTCTTATGGTGATCCACAAGCCGCAAGAAAAGCCATGGAAGCTTTAGCAGCTTATTGTCAGACTTCTGTGGAAGATATCGCTGAGCAGATCATGGCAAAAGCTTATGCCAAAATCGAACCAGTGATTTTGGAACTGGCAGAAAAATATCAATTGGAAAAAGAGCAAATCTCCTTGGTTGGGGTAGGCGGTGGAGCAGCGTCCTTGATTACTTATTTTAGTCAGAAAATGGGTGTTAAGTATTCAATACCAGAAAATGCGGAAGTGATCTCATCTATCGGTGTGGCATTAGCGATGGTGAGAGATGTGGTTGAACGAATCATTCCTTCTCCAAGTAAAGAAGATATTCGAGGATTGAAAAATGAAGCGATGAATAAAGCAATCGAATCTGGCGCTACACCAGAATCGATTGAGGTCCATGTTGAAATTGATCCACAGACATCGAAAGTGACGGCAATTGCTACAGGTTCAACGGAAGTCAAAGCGACTGATTTAACAAAGCAGATCAGTGAAACAGAGGCGTTGACATTAGCTGCAGAAGATTTACGGATGTCCCTCAAAGATGTTCGTTTATTAGCGAATACTGACTACTTCTATGTGGTTGGGGAAAATAGTCCAGAACATTCAATCGGCGCATTACGGATCATCGACCAAAAAGGATTCATCAAAGTTCAAAGAGGGTATGCAAAATGTCTGAAAACTACAGCTGAACAGTATCTCTCCGCTGTCCAACAATTATGGGAAGAACTTGCGGTCTATCAGACGGAGCTGATTGCTCGACCGGAATTTTATCTATGTATCGGCGCGCGTGTCGCAGATTTTTCAGCGACAGAATTTGAACAACTACAACTCTTGATGGAGTTAGAAATCGCGATGTTGGAACCAGCGGAAGAAGTGATCGTGATTGCGGGAAATATCAAGCAAAAGTAA
- a CDS encoding glycoside hydrolase family 1 protein — MVKEKFFWGDSSSSMQTEGAWKEGGKGLSVYDVREATETTSDWKHGIDRYHRYEEDLDLMQEMGMNFYRFQTSWSRVNPTGDGAFNEEGLLFYDHYIDAMLKRNIEPMLCLYHFDMPLHLAQNYDGFMSKHVVDAFVEYGKKMVDRYKNKVKYWVTFNEQNLYSTPLALLYGGTLNTENTTDNIHQIAHNIMVAHAKIANYIHETTDGQIGGMLAYSNMYPATNHPKDVLIAREWDEFINQNLLDAFCGRSYSKQVLTFEKQYLNVDMTEEELTEIGRLTSDYLAFSYYCTGSISHKNIPADVAPNYYLTYGEVENPFVSMNDWNLGIDPLGFRDIINKMYQKYNLPIFPVENGIGTQENWDGHTPIEDDYRIYYHEQHIKAMKDAMSIDGCEVLGYLGWGLIDLPSSKGDMEKRYGMVYVNRGNHDLRDMKRIPKKSFYWFKEFFQKEQG; from the coding sequence ATGGTAAAGGAAAAATTTTTCTGGGGAGATTCCTCCTCAAGTATGCAAACTGAAGGTGCTTGGAAGGAAGGCGGAAAAGGATTGTCTGTTTATGACGTTCGTGAAGCGACTGAAACTACTTCAGATTGGAAACATGGGATTGATCGCTATCATAGATATGAAGAAGATCTTGATTTGATGCAAGAAATGGGTATGAATTTTTATCGCTTTCAAACTTCTTGGTCACGTGTCAATCCTACAGGTGATGGAGCATTCAATGAAGAGGGTCTCTTATTTTATGATCATTATATCGATGCGATGCTAAAACGGAATATTGAACCCATGCTATGTCTCTATCATTTTGATATGCCACTCCATCTTGCACAAAATTACGATGGTTTTATGAGTAAACACGTCGTAGATGCTTTTGTGGAATATGGGAAAAAAATGGTGGATCGTTACAAGAATAAAGTCAAGTATTGGGTAACTTTCAATGAACAAAACTTGTATTCAACACCGTTGGCACTATTATACGGGGGAACATTGAATACTGAAAATACAACGGATAACATTCATCAAATCGCGCATAATATCATGGTCGCACATGCCAAAATCGCCAACTATATCCATGAAACGACAGATGGACAAATCGGTGGGATGTTAGCCTATTCCAATATGTACCCTGCGACAAATCACCCCAAAGATGTATTAATTGCGAGAGAATGGGATGAGTTTATCAACCAGAATCTTTTGGATGCTTTTTGTGGGCGTAGTTATTCGAAACAAGTTTTGACGTTTGAAAAACAGTATTTGAATGTAGACATGACAGAGGAAGAACTTACTGAAATCGGAAGACTAACAAGTGATTATTTAGCGTTCAGTTACTATTGTACAGGAAGTATCAGTCATAAAAATATTCCAGCAGACGTTGCACCAAATTATTATTTGACGTATGGTGAAGTAGAAAATCCATTTGTTTCGATGAATGACTGGAATCTAGGAATTGATCCTCTTGGCTTTAGAGATATCATCAACAAGATGTATCAAAAATACAATCTACCGATTTTTCCCGTTGAAAATGGGATAGGCACGCAGGAAAATTGGGATGGCCATACACCTATTGAAGACGACTACCGCATTTATTACCATGAACAACATATTAAAGCAATGAAAGATGCAATGAGCATTGACGGCTGTGAAGTACTAGGTTATCTTGGCTGGGGATTAATTGATCTACCTAGCTCAAAAGGTGATATGGAAAAAAGATACGGGATGGTTTACGTCAATAGAGGAAATCATGATCTACGTGATATGAAACGCATACCTAAAAAAAGCTTCTATTGGTTCAAGGAATTTTTTCAAAAAGAGCAAGGCTGA
- a CDS encoding acyl-CoA thioesterase — MEKYTGYLREPFYYETDQMGIIHHSNYIRWFEEARVALLEHLDFSYKKIEEQGIIIPVLGVSCEYKEMIRYGDKILIQSIIESYTGTRLNFRYEIYDTEDQRLRTTGTSQHCFLLAENQRLVKLSRVNPSLDSLFKTYANIDAAPDSATEIK; from the coding sequence ATGGAAAAATATACCGGCTACCTTAGAGAGCCTTTTTATTATGAAACCGATCAAATGGGTATCATTCACCACAGCAACTATATCCGCTGGTTCGAAGAAGCACGTGTTGCCTTGTTAGAACACTTGGATTTTAGTTACAAGAAAATCGAAGAACAAGGCATCATCATCCCTGTACTAGGCGTAAGTTGCGAATACAAAGAGATGATCCGTTATGGGGACAAAATCTTGATCCAATCGATTATCGAAAGCTACACAGGCACACGCTTGAATTTCCGTTATGAGATCTACGACACAGAAGATCAGCGTTTACGGACGACCGGTACAAGCCAGCACTGTTTCTTACTTGCAGAAAATCAACGTTTAGTCAAACTAAGCCGTGTCAACCCTAGCTTGGATAGTCTGTTTAAAACTTATGCAAACATCGACGCAGCCCCTGATTCTGCAACAGAAATAAAATAA
- a CDS encoding GntR family transcriptional regulator, whose product MGNNLQQQAYEAIRQQIIYSELAPGSKISDRILEEQLTIGRTPIREALIQLRNQELIKTIPQSGTYISKIDIRSADLARYMREKLEQPILQECSAKMNDTAHQRLEMILEQTDQAILAQDKKTFFLLDKAFHQMCYKVAGKEEIWTWLESYSTHLDRFRWLRLTISELDWGRVLDEHQILLRAMKEHALDEVGFLCNLHLHMIIEEQEQVILHYPNYFEASSEG is encoded by the coding sequence ATGGGGAACAATTTGCAACAACAAGCATACGAAGCTATCAGACAACAAATCATCTATTCTGAATTAGCTCCAGGGAGTAAGATTTCCGACAGAATCTTAGAAGAACAACTAACGATTGGACGCACGCCAATTCGAGAAGCATTGATCCAACTTAGAAATCAGGAATTGATCAAAACAATTCCTCAATCCGGTACATATATCTCAAAAATCGACATACGTTCCGCAGACTTGGCACGTTACATGCGAGAAAAATTAGAACAACCGATTTTACAAGAGTGCAGTGCTAAAATGAACGATACCGCTCATCAACGCTTGGAGATGATTTTAGAACAGACGGATCAAGCCATCTTGGCACAAGACAAAAAAACCTTCTTTCTTTTGGATAAAGCCTTTCACCAAATGTGTTACAAAGTTGCGGGGAAAGAAGAAATATGGACTTGGCTTGAAAGCTATAGCACTCACTTAGATCGTTTCCGTTGGTTGCGTTTGACGATTTCTGAATTAGATTGGGGCCGTGTATTAGATGAACATCAAATCTTATTGAGAGCCATGAAAGAACACGCACTTGATGAAGTGGGATTTCTTTGTAACCTCCACCTCCATATGATCATTGAGGAACAAGAACAAGTGATCCTTCATTATCCGAATTATTTTGAAGCATCCTCTGAAGGATGA
- the pepV gene encoding dipeptidase PepV yields MTINWQKEVEARKEDLLEDLKNLLRVSSERDDSKATADAPFGPGPRDALKHMLAYGERDGFVVKNVDNYAGHIDLGEGDETLGIFGHMDVVPAGDGWDTDPYEPVIKDGKIFARGSSDDKGPSMAAYYAMKIIKDLDLELSKKVRFVVGSDEESGWADMAYYFEHEEEPDFGFSPDAEFPIINGEKGNVSFGFRFKGDNAGDYVLKSFTSGLRENMVPGTAIAKIEVPSADAAVALEKAFYEFVEANPINGSIEAEHTFVTINVVGKGAHGASPQSGINAGSFLASFLDDYEFIGAAKQFIHVAATYVHEDFYGEKLGVAHEDEKMGKLTMNAGLFAFKENGSEDDNYINMNFRFPKGTTTDELESKLNKTVADEGASVTRGARVMEPHYVPMDDPLVETLLQVYEDHTGEKGYEQIIGGGTYGRLLKRGVAYGAMFPGYTDTMHQANEFMSLDDLFRATAIYADAIYRLAK; encoded by the coding sequence ATGACAATCAATTGGCAAAAAGAAGTCGAAGCACGTAAAGAAGACTTGCTTGAAGACTTAAAAAATCTTTTACGCGTAAGCAGTGAACGTGATGATTCAAAAGCAACTGCAGATGCACCATTTGGACCTGGGCCTCGTGACGCATTGAAACACATGCTTGCTTATGGTGAACGTGATGGCTTCGTTGTAAAAAACGTGGACAATTACGCAGGACACATCGATCTAGGTGAAGGAGACGAAACCTTAGGGATTTTTGGGCATATGGATGTTGTGCCTGCTGGCGATGGTTGGGATACTGATCCTTACGAACCAGTGATCAAAGACGGAAAAATCTTTGCTCGTGGGTCAAGTGATGACAAAGGACCAAGTATGGCTGCCTATTATGCGATGAAAATCATCAAAGACCTAGATTTAGAATTATCGAAAAAAGTTCGCTTTGTCGTAGGTAGTGACGAAGAAAGTGGTTGGGCAGATATGGCTTACTACTTTGAACATGAAGAAGAACCTGATTTCGGTTTCTCACCAGATGCGGAATTTCCGATCATCAACGGAGAAAAAGGCAATGTTTCTTTCGGATTCCGTTTTAAAGGCGATAATGCCGGTGACTATGTATTGAAATCATTTACGTCAGGTTTACGTGAAAACATGGTGCCAGGAACAGCGATTGCAAAAATCGAAGTACCAAGCGCAGATGCAGCAGTTGCTTTAGAAAAGGCATTTTATGAATTTGTTGAAGCAAACCCAATCAACGGTTCGATCGAAGCAGAGCATACATTTGTTACGATCAACGTAGTCGGAAAAGGAGCACATGGCGCAAGCCCACAATCTGGGATCAATGCCGGCTCTTTCTTAGCGAGCTTCCTTGATGATTATGAATTTATTGGTGCAGCTAAACAATTCATCCATGTGGCAGCTACTTACGTCCATGAAGACTTTTATGGTGAGAAATTAGGCGTTGCCCACGAAGACGAAAAAATGGGTAAACTAACAATGAACGCTGGGTTGTTTGCGTTTAAAGAAAATGGTTCAGAAGACGATAACTATATCAACATGAACTTCCGTTTTCCTAAGGGCACAACCACAGATGAATTAGAAAGCAAACTGAACAAAACAGTAGCAGACGAAGGTGCGTCAGTTACTCGTGGTGCCCGTGTAATGGAACCACATTATGTACCAATGGATGATCCGTTGGTTGAAACATTATTACAAGTCTACGAAGATCATACCGGCGAAAAAGGCTACGAACAAATCATCGGTGGCGGCACATACGGACGCTTATTAAAACGCGGTGTTGCGTATGGCGCAATGTTTCCAGGCTACACAGATACAATGCACCAAGCAAATGAATTTATGAGTCTAGATGACTTATTCCGTGCTACAGCGATTTATGCAGATGCCATCTACCGTTTGGCAAAGTAA